A window of the Enterobacteriaceae bacterium 4M9 genome harbors these coding sequences:
- a CDS encoding serine/threonine protein kinase, producing MTHRTPNQDVPTALPPGYRFNEFEIKEVIGGGGVGIVYRAWDHQLERIVAIKEFMPSSLSRRGDNNALVLRSQRCSKAFSAGLNNFIQQARLLAQFTHPNLLQVLHFWSENNTAYMATVFYSGMTLSRLKNHHPDQIDESWIRQMLPVLLDAMKTLHEGGYLHRDISLDNIQIQENGLPVLLDFGCARRTISNIADETEIMLRPGYTPIEQYSDDSENAQGPWTDIYALGAVLYTLIIGSPPPVSVARKTEDRYEPLSKLLPPGYSPSLLQAVDRALALQPQDRPQCVDEFAELLALPVKEEEPLAKAPEPPSLPVMPVNEVKRKPLSSVLKHLVFHRPAISAACVVAALVLGGVLIRSVMSTPQAALTSDTPSPPVASAALSDDEQEIALFYFELSKGSQLLINNKPYPRAPGPDGILTVRLKAGEYTFAVQQNGAAPARSVTVKHPGTWFITL from the coding sequence ATGACCCATCGGACGCCAAATCAGGATGTCCCCACTGCCCTGCCGCCGGGGTATCGTTTCAATGAATTTGAAATTAAAGAGGTTATAGGCGGAGGTGGTGTAGGCATTGTGTATCGCGCCTGGGATCACCAGCTGGAGCGCATTGTTGCCATTAAAGAGTTTATGCCCTCGTCGCTGTCACGGCGCGGCGATAATAACGCGCTGGTATTACGTAGCCAGCGTTGCAGCAAGGCTTTCAGCGCCGGACTGAACAACTTTATTCAGCAAGCGCGCCTGCTGGCACAGTTTACTCACCCCAACCTGTTGCAGGTGCTGCACTTCTGGAGTGAAAACAACACCGCCTACATGGCCACCGTGTTTTACAGCGGCATGACGCTGTCACGCCTGAAGAACCACCATCCAGACCAGATTGATGAAAGCTGGATTCGCCAGATGCTGCCAGTGCTGCTGGACGCGATGAAAACCTTGCACGAAGGTGGCTACCTGCACCGCGATATCTCTCTGGATAATATCCAGATTCAGGAAAACGGGCTGCCGGTGTTGCTGGACTTTGGTTGTGCGCGCCGTACCATCAGCAATATCGCCGATGAAACCGAAATTATGCTGCGTCCTGGCTACACGCCCATTGAGCAGTACTCCGACGACAGCGAAAACGCACAAGGCCCCTGGACCGATATCTACGCGCTCGGCGCCGTGCTGTATACCCTGATAATCGGCAGCCCACCGCCGGTAAGCGTGGCGCGCAAGACAGAAGACCGCTATGAGCCACTGAGCAAACTTCTCCCGCCAGGCTATTCGCCATCGCTGTTACAGGCCGTGGACCGTGCGCTGGCGCTCCAGCCACAAGACCGCCCTCAATGCGTGGATGAATTTGCCGAACTGCTGGCGCTGCCGGTAAAAGAAGAAGAGCCACTGGCGAAAGCACCGGAACCGCCCTCACTCCCTGTCATGCCGGTAAACGAGGTGAAAAGAAAGCCATTGTCATCGGTGCTAAAACACCTGGTTTTTCACCGACCAGCCATTAGCGCCGCTTGTGTTGTGGCAGCCCTTGTGCTGGGCGGCGTACTTATCAGGAGCGTGATGAGCACGCCGCAGGCCGCCTTGACCAGCGACACACCATCGCCGCCGGTAGCCAGCGCAGCCCTTAGCGACGACGAGCAGGAAATCGCCCTGTTTTACTTTGAGTTGAGTAAGGGAAGCCAGTTGCTGATTAACAACAAACCTTATCCACGCGCCCCCGGGCCAGATGGTATTCTCACCGTGCGTCTGAAGGCTGGTGAGTACACCTTTGCCGTGCAGCAAAACGGCGCCGCGCCCGCCAGGAGCGTTACCGTTAAACACCCTGGCACCTGGTTTATTACCCTGTAA
- a CDS encoding protein of avirulence locus ImpE, giving the protein MTMLSQVLSKTSLAQAQVLLENDIKASPVNARLRVALVQLLCLNGNWSRALTQLKSWQALAPQAEPTVTLLEQTIAAEQRREAVLSGQGRPSMSESHWPWLVLMADALSLPAPQAGALRKKALEQASATPGSVTQTDGKERSFSQLRDGDARVGPVCEMLVNDRYFWLPFSAIAQVTFQAPSSTFDLIWRHTHIQLHDGHEQVCQIPLRYPVTNSQADNLLLARATEWQALPASDNQYMGYGQKVLMGESDEYPLLNLQTLRFQAQDHGE; this is encoded by the coding sequence ATGACAATGCTGAGTCAGGTGCTAAGCAAAACCTCGCTGGCACAGGCGCAGGTGCTTCTGGAAAATGATATTAAAGCCAGCCCGGTAAACGCCAGGCTGCGCGTTGCCCTGGTACAGCTTTTATGCCTGAACGGTAACTGGTCACGTGCACTCACCCAGCTTAAAAGCTGGCAGGCGCTGGCACCACAGGCAGAGCCGACGGTTACGCTGCTGGAGCAAACTATCGCTGCCGAACAACGACGCGAGGCGGTACTTTCAGGCCAGGGGCGCCCGTCAATGTCAGAAAGCCACTGGCCATGGCTTGTGCTGATGGCCGATGCCCTGTCGCTACCGGCCCCTCAAGCTGGCGCGCTCAGAAAAAAGGCGCTGGAGCAAGCCAGCGCCACCCCAGGCAGCGTGACACAAACAGATGGTAAAGAGCGATCGTTTAGCCAGCTCCGGGACGGCGATGCTCGCGTTGGCCCGGTCTGCGAAATGCTGGTGAACGACCGCTATTTCTGGCTGCCTTTCAGTGCCATTGCACAGGTCACCTTTCAGGCACCGTCCAGCACCTTTGACCTTATCTGGCGTCATACCCATATCCAGCTGCATGACGGCCACGAACAGGTGTGTCAGATACCGTTACGCTATCCCGTTACGAATTCACAAGCCGACAATCTACTTCTGGCACGCGCTACCGAATGGCAGGCGTTACCAGCCAGCGATAACCAGTATATGGGATATGGGCAGAAGGTATTGATGGGTGAAAGCGACGAATACCCGCTGCTTAACCTGCAAACTCTGCGCTTCCAGGCACAAGACCATGGTGAATAA
- the tssJ gene encoding type VI secretion system lipoprotein TssJ yields the protein MLTRYRSAFSPVVHIAFITAIFLLLTGCHYSAPAQEIKKYNLSIGATSKANNSTPLKVRVLLLRSDAEFMSADFDSLQNRNQETLGASLIKSSEFFLTPQQLTKHLPNQTYSDARYIGIIAEYQNINEKKWRIALPLSAQSEEKAFNRFWKWFDSEKQAHIFIDENGIRPLSDTLRHSTI from the coding sequence ATGCTGACTCGCTATCGCAGTGCATTCTCGCCAGTGGTACACATTGCCTTTATCACCGCTATTTTTTTACTGTTGACTGGATGCCATTATTCAGCTCCTGCACAGGAGATAAAAAAATACAACCTGAGCATTGGTGCGACCTCTAAAGCAAATAACTCGACGCCACTTAAAGTTCGGGTCTTATTACTCAGATCGGATGCAGAATTTATGTCCGCTGATTTTGACTCCCTACAAAACCGGAATCAGGAAACTTTGGGAGCCTCATTAATTAAAAGTAGCGAATTTTTCCTGACACCCCAGCAACTCACAAAACACCTTCCGAACCAGACTTATTCAGACGCACGCTATATCGGGATTATTGCTGAATACCAGAACATTAACGAAAAGAAATGGCGTATTGCCTTACCTTTATCAGCACAATCAGAAGAGAAAGCGTTTAATAGATTCTGGAAATGGTTCGATAGCGAAAAGCAGGCACATATTTTTATCGATGAAAATGGCATTCGCCCCCTCAGCGACACACTACGTCACTCAACGATTTGA
- a CDS encoding SH3 domain-containing protein, translating into MKNIRILLTTLLVIFLVGCQKSKPITDDTLVTSQVDGVTLTHRNAITPPQSFTPINEDYRALYAASLMSTPNFGGKIVRKLDNGETYVALGQVEHFWIALADKDQQELIGYVPMRAVVKSSLYTNTVRKDIRRVRKSSTKAVKKNCVTLSADSKACKKADDNTWIID; encoded by the coding sequence ATGAAGAATATTCGAATTCTTTTAACTACACTATTAGTTATTTTCTTAGTAGGTTGTCAAAAAAGTAAACCGATAACGGACGACACCCTCGTCACAAGCCAGGTCGATGGCGTGACACTCACCCACCGTAATGCTATTACCCCACCACAAAGCTTCACTCCTATCAATGAAGACTACCGTGCCCTCTATGCCGCATCACTGATGAGCACCCCCAATTTTGGTGGCAAAATCGTTCGTAAACTGGACAACGGCGAAACCTATGTCGCGCTGGGCCAGGTCGAGCATTTCTGGATAGCGCTTGCAGATAAAGACCAACAGGAACTGATTGGTTACGTCCCCATGCGCGCCGTCGTTAAAAGTTCTCTTTATACAAACACAGTACGCAAAGATATACGTCGCGTGCGCAAAAGCAGCACCAAAGCCGTGAAAAAAAATTGCGTTACCCTCTCTGCCGACAGTAAAGCCTGTAAAAAAGCCGACGATAACACCTGGATTATTGACTAA
- the xseA gene encoding exodeoxyribonuclease VII large subunit, with protein sequence MSASLPATVFTVSRLNQSVRQLLEGEMGMVWISGEISNFTRPASGHWYFTLKDDTAQVRCAMFRNSNRRVTFRPEHGQQVLVRASVTLYEPRGDYQIIVESMQPAGEGLLQQQFEQLKSRLHAEGLFEPAHKKPLPSPARQVGVITSKSGAALHDILHVLQRRDPSLPVVIYPTAVQGVEAPAQIVRAIELANLRDECDVLIVGRGGGSLEDLWSFNDERVARAIFASRIPVVSAVGHETDVTIADFVADLRAPTPSAAAEIVSRNQLELLRQLQGQQQRLEMAMDYYLSGLSQRFIRLHHRLQQQHPQLRLARQQNALFLLRQRLSVALEGELRQHHERLQKQTRRLNQQQPLARIHRASARLQQLEYRLSQRLSQRLASTRERFGNAITHLEAVSPLATLARGYSVTSAANGHVLKQTKQVKAGDSLTTRLADGWVESEVTAVKAVRKSRRKT encoded by the coding sequence ATGTCTGCCTCATTACCCGCCACCGTTTTTACCGTCAGCCGCCTGAATCAGTCGGTGCGCCAACTACTGGAAGGCGAAATGGGCATGGTGTGGATTAGCGGCGAAATCTCCAACTTCACCCGCCCGGCCTCCGGTCACTGGTACTTCACGCTCAAAGACGATACCGCCCAGGTGCGTTGCGCTATGTTTCGCAACAGCAACCGGCGCGTCACGTTTCGCCCGGAACACGGCCAACAGGTGCTGGTACGCGCCAGCGTCACTCTGTATGAGCCGCGCGGTGATTACCAGATTATTGTTGAGAGCATGCAGCCTGCGGGTGAAGGCCTACTCCAGCAGCAGTTTGAACAGCTAAAAAGCCGGCTTCATGCCGAAGGGCTGTTCGAGCCTGCGCATAAAAAACCCCTGCCCTCCCCGGCCCGCCAGGTTGGTGTGATCACATCAAAATCCGGCGCAGCACTGCACGATATTCTGCACGTACTGCAACGTCGTGATCCTTCACTGCCGGTAGTAATTTACCCGACGGCCGTTCAGGGCGTGGAAGCGCCCGCACAGATAGTGCGCGCTATTGAGCTTGCGAACCTGCGTGACGAGTGCGACGTGCTTATTGTTGGGCGCGGTGGCGGTTCGCTGGAAGATTTATGGAGTTTTAATGACGAACGTGTGGCACGCGCAATTTTTGCCAGCCGCATTCCGGTGGTCAGTGCCGTGGGGCACGAAACCGACGTCACCATAGCCGACTTTGTTGCCGACCTGCGCGCGCCAACGCCGTCTGCCGCCGCAGAAATCGTCAGCCGCAACCAGCTTGAGCTATTGCGTCAGCTTCAGGGACAGCAGCAGCGCCTGGAAATGGCGATGGATTATTATCTCTCCGGCCTCAGTCAGCGTTTTATTCGCCTGCACCACCGCCTGCAACAGCAGCACCCGCAACTGCGCCTTGCACGCCAGCAAAATGCGCTGTTCCTGCTGCGCCAGCGCCTGAGTGTCGCGCTCGAAGGTGAATTACGTCAGCATCATGAACGCCTGCAAAAACAAACCCGCAGGCTCAACCAGCAGCAACCCCTGGCGCGCATTCATCGCGCCAGCGCGCGCCTGCAGCAGCTGGAATACCGGCTGTCACAGCGGCTCTCCCAGCGCCTTGCCAGCACGCGCGAGCGCTTTGGCAACGCCATCACCCATCTTGAAGCCGTCAGCCCGCTGGCAACGCTGGCACGCGGCTATAGCGTGACCTCGGCCGCCAATGGCCACGTACTCAAGCAAACCAAACAGGTTAAAGCGGGCGACAGCCTCACTACGCGTCTGGCCGATGGTTGGGTAGAAAGTGAAGTGACCGCGGTTAAGGCCGTCAGGAAGTCTCGCCGTAAAACCTGA
- the guaB gene encoding IMP dehydrogenase — translation MLRIAKEALTFDDVLLVPAHSTVLPNTADLSTQLTKTIRLNIPMLSAAMDTVTEARLAIALAQEGGIGFIHKNMSIERQAEEVRRVKKHESGVVTDPQTVLPTTTLQEVRELTERNGFAGYPVVNAEHELVGIITGRDVRFVTDLSQPVSAYMTPKERLVTVREDEARDVVLTRMHEKRVEKALVVDEGFHLRGMITVKDFQKAERKPNACKDEHGRLRVGAAVGAGAGNEERVDALVAAGVDVLLIDSSHGHSEGVLQRIRETRAKYPDLQIIGGNVATGAGARALADAGVSAVKVGIGPGSICTTRIVTGVGVPQITAVSDAVEALEGSGIPVIADGGIRFSGDIAKAIAAGASAVMVGSMLAGTEESPGEIELYQGRSFKSYRGMGSLGAMSKGSSDRYFQSDNAADKLVPEGIEGRVAYKGYLKEIVHQQMGGLRSCMGLTGCGTIDELRTKAEFVRISGAGIQESHVHDVTITKESPNYRMGS, via the coding sequence ATGCTACGTATCGCTAAAGAAGCACTGACGTTTGATGACGTTCTGCTCGTTCCCGCACACTCTACTGTTCTGCCTAATACCGCCGATCTCAGCACTCAGCTGACTAAAACCATTCGCCTGAACATCCCGATGCTGTCTGCCGCGATGGATACCGTGACGGAAGCGCGTCTGGCTATTGCGCTGGCACAGGAAGGCGGCATCGGCTTTATCCACAAAAATATGTCCATTGAGCGCCAGGCAGAAGAAGTGCGTCGCGTGAAAAAACACGAAAGCGGCGTGGTGACTGACCCGCAGACCGTGCTGCCGACCACCACACTTCAGGAAGTGCGTGAACTGACCGAGCGTAACGGCTTTGCCGGTTATCCGGTCGTCAACGCTGAACACGAACTGGTGGGCATTATCACTGGCCGTGACGTGCGCTTTGTAACCGACCTCAGCCAGCCGGTAAGCGCCTACATGACGCCGAAAGAGCGCCTGGTGACAGTGCGTGAAGACGAAGCTCGCGATGTTGTGCTGACGCGTATGCATGAAAAACGCGTTGAGAAAGCGCTGGTTGTTGACGAAGGCTTCCACCTGCGCGGCATGATCACCGTTAAAGATTTCCAGAAAGCAGAACGTAAACCGAACGCCTGTAAAGACGAGCATGGTCGTCTGCGCGTTGGCGCGGCGGTTGGCGCAGGTGCGGGCAACGAAGAGCGTGTTGACGCGCTGGTTGCCGCTGGCGTTGACGTCCTGCTGATTGACTCCTCCCACGGCCATTCTGAAGGCGTGTTGCAGCGCATTCGCGAAACGCGCGCTAAATATCCTGACCTGCAAATTATTGGCGGCAACGTGGCGACTGGCGCAGGCGCACGTGCACTGGCCGACGCTGGCGTGAGCGCAGTGAAAGTGGGTATCGGTCCTGGCTCCATCTGTACCACCCGTATCGTGACCGGCGTGGGCGTGCCGCAGATTACCGCGGTGTCTGACGCAGTTGAAGCGCTGGAAGGCAGCGGTATTCCGGTGATTGCCGATGGCGGCATCCGTTTCTCTGGTGATATCGCAAAAGCTATCGCCGCAGGTGCTAGTGCAGTAATGGTTGGTTCAATGCTGGCGGGTACCGAAGAATCTCCGGGTGAAATTGAGCTGTATCAGGGCCGCTCGTTCAAATCTTATCGCGGCATGGGGTCGCTCGGCGCGATGTCCAAAGGCTCTTCTGACCGTTATTTCCAGAGCGATAACGCTGCCGATAAGCTGGTGCCGGAAGGCATTGAAGGCCGCGTGGCGTACAAAGGCTACCTGAAAGAGATTGTACACCAGCAGATGGGCGGCCTGCGCTCCTGCATGGGCCTCACTGGCTGCGGTACTATCGATGAACTGCGTACTAAAGCGGAGTTTGTGCGTATCAGCGGTGCGGGCATTCAGGAAAGCCACGTGCACGACGTCACCATTACTAAAGAATCCCCGAACTATCGCATGGGTTCCTGA
- the guaA gene encoding glutamine-hydrolyzing GMP synthase has product MTENIHKHRILILDFGSQYTQLVARRVRELGVYCELWAWDVTEAQIREFNPSGIILSGGPESTTEDNSPRAPQYVFDAGVPVLGVCYGMQTMAMQLGGHVEGSNEREFGYAQVEVKTDSALARGIEDALSDAGNPLLDVWMSHGDKVTAIPSDFVTVASTETCPFAIMANEEKRFYGVQFHPEVTHTRQGLRMLERFVRDICECEALWTPAKIIDDAVERIREQVGQDNVILGLSGGVDSSVTAMLLHRAIGERLTCVFVDNGLLRLNEAEQVMEMFGDHFGLNIVHVPAEERFLSQLAGIDDPEAKRKTIGRVFVEVFDEEALKLTDVKWLAQGTIYPDVIESAASATGKAHVIKSHHNVGGLPKEMKMGLVEPLKELFKDEVRKIGLELGLPYDMLFRHPFPGPGLGVRVLGEVKKEYCDLLRRADAIFIEELRKADLYDKVSQAFTVFLPVRSVGVMGDGRKYDWVVSLRAVETIDFMTAHWAHLPYDFLGRVSNRIINEVNGISRVVYDISGKPPATIEWE; this is encoded by the coding sequence ATGACGGAAAATATTCATAAGCATCGCATTCTTATCCTCGACTTCGGCTCTCAGTACACTCAGCTGGTGGCACGCCGCGTGCGTGAACTGGGCGTCTACTGCGAACTGTGGGCGTGGGACGTGACAGAAGCCCAGATTCGTGAGTTTAACCCGAGCGGCATCATCCTCTCCGGCGGGCCGGAGAGCACCACTGAAGATAACAGCCCGCGAGCACCGCAGTATGTGTTTGATGCAGGCGTGCCGGTGCTGGGAGTGTGCTACGGCATGCAGACCATGGCTATGCAGCTTGGCGGCCATGTAGAAGGCTCAAACGAGCGTGAATTCGGCTATGCCCAGGTAGAAGTTAAAACTGACAGCGCGCTGGCGCGCGGCATTGAAGACGCGCTCAGCGATGCCGGTAACCCGCTGCTGGACGTGTGGATGAGTCACGGTGACAAAGTGACGGCGATTCCGTCTGACTTTGTGACCGTTGCCAGCACCGAAACCTGCCCGTTTGCCATTATGGCCAACGAAGAGAAGCGTTTTTACGGCGTGCAGTTCCACCCGGAAGTGACCCATACTCGCCAGGGCCTGCGTATGCTGGAACGTTTTGTGCGCGATATCTGCGAGTGTGAAGCGCTGTGGACGCCGGCAAAGATTATCGACGATGCCGTTGAGCGCATTCGCGAGCAGGTCGGTCAGGATAACGTGATCCTCGGCCTGTCTGGCGGCGTGGACTCCTCCGTGACCGCGATGCTGCTGCACCGTGCCATCGGTGAGCGTCTGACCTGCGTGTTTGTCGACAACGGCCTGCTGCGCCTGAACGAAGCCGAGCAGGTGATGGAGATGTTTGGCGACCATTTTGGTCTCAATATTGTTCACGTTCCGGCAGAAGAGCGCTTCCTGAGCCAGCTTGCGGGCATTGATGACCCGGAAGCCAAGCGTAAAACCATCGGCCGCGTGTTCGTTGAAGTATTTGATGAAGAAGCGCTGAAGCTAACAGACGTGAAGTGGCTGGCGCAGGGCACTATCTACCCGGACGTTATCGAATCTGCAGCCTCAGCAACCGGCAAGGCGCACGTGATTAAATCGCACCACAACGTGGGCGGTCTGCCGAAAGAGATGAAGATGGGCCTGGTTGAGCCGCTTAAAGAGCTGTTCAAAGACGAAGTGCGTAAAATCGGTCTCGAACTGGGCCTGCCGTACGACATGCTGTTCCGCCACCCGTTCCCGGGGCCGGGTCTGGGCGTGCGCGTACTGGGCGAAGTGAAGAAAGAGTACTGCGACCTGCTGCGCCGCGCGGACGCCATCTTTATTGAAGAGCTGCGTAAAGCGGACCTGTACGACAAAGTCAGCCAGGCGTTTACCGTGTTCCTGCCGGTACGCTCTGTAGGCGTGATGGGCGATGGCCGTAAATACGACTGGGTTGTTTCACTGCGTGCGGTGGAAACCATCGACTTTATGACCGCGCACTGGGCGCATCTGCCGTATGACTTCCTGGGTCGCGTGTCTAACCGTATTATCAACGAAGTTAACGGCATTTCGCGTGTGGTTTATGATATTTCTGGTAAACCACCTGCTACGATTGAGTGGGAGTGA
- a CDS encoding type II toxin-antitoxin system prevent-host-death family antitoxin, whose translation MKVVNIHEAKTHLSRLVEMAAQGESFIIARAGKPLVKVTALGVPESGQEQRLGFMAGAIHIPEDFDQMAAKKIEALFGGEV comes from the coding sequence ATGAAAGTGGTCAATATTCATGAAGCGAAAACCCATCTTTCGCGCCTGGTTGAAATGGCGGCACAGGGGGAATCGTTCATTATTGCTCGCGCCGGTAAGCCGCTGGTAAAGGTCACAGCACTGGGTGTTCCAGAGAGCGGGCAGGAGCAACGTCTGGGGTTTATGGCGGGTGCAATTCACATACCAGAAGACTTTGACCAGATGGCGGCAAAGAAAATTGAAGCTCTTTTTGGTGGTGAGGTATGA
- a CDS encoding DUF2633 family protein — protein MSQPPGVRNRNQFNGRMTRIVLLISFLFFFGRFVYSSIGAWYHHQEKVSSQQSSLSVEQGNVAR, from the coding sequence GTGTCACAGCCTCCAGGGGTACGAAACCGAAACCAGTTCAACGGTCGCATGACCCGAATCGTACTGCTTATCAGCTTTCTCTTCTTCTTCGGACGTTTTGTCTACTCCTCCATCGGTGCCTGGTACCATCACCAGGAAAAAGTCAGCTCCCAACAGTCAAGCCTGAGCGTTGAGCAGGGTAACGTAGCGCGGTAG
- a CDS encoding sensor domain-containing phosphodiesterase has translation MQWSDWYRKYKNRWWCLPLILPVVLYPVVALSNVYTELDGVRVVLFYLPPALMMALTLVFGWAALPGIALALVMRYLPMRGEVDAIAAVIHYLLTCVICWGGYRLFVPRRNAISFGYAHLSAARLFWLVLCQATLFFIIYQGAIIFGLYDAKISMLGNDPFQISTLINYQSLLVSNLVGLPFFYFIIRALRHPPFVRHFFSRMRSQFHPRAGQFEVLLWALILLGLIYLLLVPLNDSSTVFNTNYTFTLLLPVMIWGAMRFGFLFITTVWALVLIVLSHYYYRYLPPTSYLEIQMAITSSCYVVFSFTIYLMAEITTHQRAIYEKVRHVAFIDPIVQMPNLRALTRDLNLSSGSTLCLLNFPEMDLLARNYGVLMRISYKQQLANWLQQSLFEDEKIYHLSNKELVLRLSGEASKTRLEELYQKTRSFRFMWDGMSMQLQVGLGYCYVRSPVVHQHLLLGELGTMADFSLSTNRPESLQMRGARHVQNAVKQKVSMMNRLQKALDDGGFQLMVQRVEGIRGDHFYEILLRMKSEDGSLVTPDSFLPIAHEFGLSSRIDSWVLETTLQFIANHREALPGVRFSINLTAASICRAHFAVEVGQLLNRYDVQAWQLVFEITESSSLTNMALAGQTIFQLQQLGCRIAIDDFGTGYSSYAYLREMSVDMLKLDGSFIRNIASSSIDYQLVESICQLARMKNMQLVAEFVETQDVLDAVKVLGIDYIQGHLIDRPRPLEDLI, from the coding sequence ATGCAGTGGTCTGACTGGTATCGAAAATATAAAAATCGCTGGTGGTGCCTGCCGTTAATCCTGCCTGTCGTACTTTACCCTGTGGTTGCGTTGAGCAACGTTTATACGGAGCTTGATGGCGTAAGGGTGGTGCTGTTTTACCTGCCGCCTGCGCTGATGATGGCGCTAACGCTGGTATTTGGCTGGGCGGCGCTGCCGGGAATTGCTCTGGCGCTGGTCATGCGCTATCTGCCCATGCGCGGCGAAGTGGACGCGATTGCGGCCGTTATCCATTATCTTCTGACCTGCGTTATCTGCTGGGGCGGTTACCGCCTGTTTGTTCCGCGGCGCAATGCGATTAGCTTTGGTTATGCACATCTCAGCGCCGCTCGGCTATTCTGGCTGGTCCTGTGCCAGGCGACGCTGTTTTTCATTATTTATCAGGGTGCGATTATTTTTGGTTTGTACGATGCCAAAATCAGCATGCTGGGTAATGACCCTTTTCAAATCAGTACGCTCATTAATTACCAGAGCCTGCTTGTCAGCAACCTGGTGGGGCTGCCCTTTTTCTACTTTATTATTCGTGCATTGCGCCATCCGCCATTCGTGCGTCACTTCTTTTCCCGCATGCGCAGCCAGTTTCACCCGCGGGCTGGACAATTCGAAGTGCTGCTGTGGGCGCTGATTCTGCTGGGGCTTATCTATTTACTGCTGGTGCCGCTCAACGACAGCAGTACGGTATTTAACACGAACTACACCTTTACATTGCTGCTGCCGGTGATGATTTGGGGGGCGATGCGCTTTGGTTTTCTGTTTATCACCACGGTCTGGGCGCTGGTATTGATAGTGCTGAGCCACTATTACTATCGTTATTTACCGCCTACCAGCTATTTAGAGATTCAGATGGCGATCACCTCATCCTGCTATGTGGTGTTTTCCTTCACGATTTATCTGATGGCAGAGATAACCACGCACCAGCGCGCCATTTACGAGAAAGTCCGACATGTCGCGTTCATCGACCCGATTGTGCAGATGCCAAACCTGCGTGCGTTAACGCGCGACCTGAATCTCTCATCCGGCTCGACATTGTGCTTGTTGAACTTCCCTGAGATGGATTTGCTGGCGCGTAACTATGGCGTTCTGATGCGCATTAGCTATAAGCAGCAACTGGCCAACTGGTTGCAGCAGTCATTGTTTGAAGATGAAAAAATTTATCACCTGTCGAACAAAGAACTGGTGCTTCGCCTGAGCGGAGAAGCAAGCAAAACGCGGCTTGAGGAGCTTTATCAGAAAACCCGTAGCTTCCGCTTTATGTGGGATGGTATGTCGATGCAGCTTCAGGTCGGGCTGGGATATTGTTATGTTCGCTCGCCGGTCGTGCATCAGCATCTGCTGCTTGGTGAGCTGGGAACAATGGCTGATTTTTCGCTGAGCACTAACCGCCCGGAAAGCCTGCAAATGCGCGGTGCACGTCATGTGCAAAATGCGGTGAAGCAAAAAGTCAGTATGATGAACCGGTTGCAAAAGGCGCTGGATGACGGTGGTTTTCAGCTTATGGTACAGCGCGTTGAAGGTATCCGTGGCGACCATTTCTACGAAATCCTGCTCAGGATGAAAAGTGAAGACGGTTCGCTGGTCACGCCTGACAGCTTCCTGCCCATTGCCCATGAGTTTGGCCTGTCTTCACGCATCGATAGCTGGGTGCTGGAAACTACGCTCCAGTTTATTGCGAATCATCGCGAAGCGCTGCCGGGCGTGCGTTTTTCCATTAACCTGACTGCGGCGTCAATCTGCCGTGCGCATTTTGCCGTTGAAGTCGGTCAGTTGCTCAACCGTTATGATGTGCAGGCCTGGCAACTGGTGTTTGAAATCACCGAAAGCAGTTCGCTTACCAATATGGCGCTGGCCGGGCAGACAATATTCCAGCTTCAGCAACTCGGCTGTCGCATCGCGATTGATGATTTTGGTACTGGCTACTCCAGCTACGCTTATCTCAGAGAGATGAGTGTGGATATGCTCAAACTCGACGGCAGTTTTATTCGCAATATTGCTTCCAGCAGTATTGATTACCAGCTGGTGGAGTCTATCTGCCAGCTGGCACGAATGAAGAACATGCAGCTGGTGGCGGAGTTCGTGGAGACGCAGGATGTGCTGGATGCGGTGAAAGTGCTCGGCATTGACTATATCCAGGGCCACCTGATAGACCGACCACGGCCGCTGGAAGATTTAATTTGA